A genomic window from Salvelinus sp. IW2-2015 linkage group LG13, ASM291031v2, whole genome shotgun sequence includes:
- the LOC139028480 gene encoding neuromedin-K receptor-like → MMIIVVVTFALCWLPYHVYFIVTGLNKALMRWKSIQQVYLSVLWLAMSSTMYNPIIYCCLNSRFRAGFKQAFRWCPFVQVSSYDELELRATRLHPARQSSMYTLSRMDTAVVVAYDPVDRTNNQNQARKKSYVKPRVENGLGCNRNGAKAGCAPNAEAEDFS, encoded by the exons ATGATGATCATCGTGGTGGTGACCTTCGCCCTCTGCTGGCTGCCGTACCACGTCTACTTCATCGTGACGGGCCTCAACAAGGCTCTGATGAGGTGGAAGTCCATCCAGCAGGTCTACCTGTCAGTGCTGTGGCTGGCCATGAGCTCCACCATGTACAACCCCATCATCTACTGCTGCCTCAACAGCAG GTTCCGGGCCGGCTTCAAGCAGGCGTTCCGCTGGTGCCCCTTTGTCCAGGTGTCCAGCTATGACGAGCTGGAGCTGAGGGCCACGCGCCTCCACCCGGCCCGCCAGAGCAGCATGTACACCTTGTCTCGCATGGATACCGCCGTGGTAGTGGCGTATGACCCTGTAGACAGAACAAACAACCAGAACCAGGCCAGGAAGAAGAGCTACGTCAAGCCTAGAGTAGAAAACGGGCTTGGTTGCAATAGGAACGGGGCTAAGGCAGGCTGCGCCCCCAATGCTGAGGCTGAGGACTTCTCCTAA